The genomic DNA TCCGACGCATCGAGCGCCGATTCGGCGAGGTAGTTCGCCCGGAACCAGTCCATGTCGATCTTGCTGAGGAAGTAGCCGTCGGCGAACAGCACCTTCGACCGCGTATCCCTCGCGAAATTGGTCACCGGATAGATCAGCAACTGCAGGGCCGGCAGCGGTTTGTGGTTGTCGCGGGCCAGCTGCGAGACGACGGCCGCCAGGTTGCCGCCGGCGCTGTCGCCGCCGACTGCGATCTTCGCCGGGTCCGCGCCCAGCCGCGCCGCGTTCTCCACACACCAGAGATAGGCGGCGTAGCAGTCGTCGGAGGCCGCCGGAGCCGGGTGCTCGGGGGCCAGCCGGTACTCGACGGACACGACGTGCACTCCGGCATCCCGGCTGATGAGGCGGCACAGCCCGTCGTGCGACTCGATGCCGCCGACGACGAACCCGCCGCCGTGGAAGAAGACGAGCATCGGGGCGGGGCCGGCGCCGTCGGGCTGGTAGTGCCGGGCGCGCAGCGGTTCGACCGGACCGGGGATGGTGAAGTCCGTCGTCGGCACGGCAATGGCCGGGTCGAGGTACTGCGACAGCGTCATCAGCTGGGCCCGCGCGACGTTGACGTCGCTGCTGGCGACCAGGCCGCCGGCGCCGCTGGCGTTCTGCGCCGTCAGCATCAGCTGCAGGGTGGTGTCGAGAGTGTTGCCGTCGATGGTGACGCGGCGGCCACCGAGCAGCACGCGCTTCAGCCGATCGGGAATCTTGGGGAGGATCCGGAGGGCGGTACCGCCGACCCGGGTCAGAATCGCCAGGCGCAGCCGGCTGGGTCGTCCCGCGACCGGATGCTCCGGCCGGACGACCAATTCGGCGTCGGTTGTCGCTGCCGCGTGCACAGCGTCGCCTGGCATGCTCATGGTCATGGCTGATCCTTCAGGTGCTCCGAGTCCAACACTGACGCTCAACGACGGTACGTCCATTCCCGTGGTGGGGCTCGGGGTGTGGCAGACACCGGCCGAGGACACCGAACGCGCCGTCAGTGCAGCATTGCACGCCGGATATCGCCATATCGACACCGCCGCGGCCTACGGCAACGAAGACGGCGTCGGCCGGGCCATCGCCGCCTCCGGCATCCCGCGTGAAGACGTCTTCGTCGTCACCAAGCTCTGGAACTCCGAGCAGGGTTACGAGAAGACCCTCGCGGCGTTCGACGCGAGCATGTCGCGACTGGGGCTCGACTACCTCGATCTCTACCTGATCCACTGGCCGACGCCCGCGCAGAACCTGTTCATCGACACCTTCAAGGCTTTCGCGCACCTGCGTGACCAGGGCCGGATCCGCTCGATCGGCGTCAGCAACTTCGAGCCCGAGCACCTGAAACTGCTCATCGACGCCACCGGGATCGTGCCCGCGGTGAACCAGATCGAACTGCATCCGCGGCTGCCGCAGGCCGAGCTGCGCGAAGCGCACGCCCGCTACGGCATCGCCACCGAGGCCTGGAGTCCGCTGGGGCAGGGTTCCCTGCTCGAAGACCCGATCGTGACCACCATCGCGGAGCGACACGGAAAAACGCCAGCACAGGTGCTGATTAGGTGGCATATACAGCTGGGTAATATCGTCATCCCGAAATCGGTGAACCCAGACCGGATTGCGAGCAATTTCAACGTGTTTGATTTCGAGCTGAGCGAGGCGGACATCGCGTCCATCGCGACCCTCGACAACGGCACCCGCCTGGGCCCGGATCCACGAACATTCAACTTCACAGGGTAGGTGACATGGCCTCCGCAGAGATTCCCAATGTGGCGCTCCACGACGACAACACGATTCCGGCGCTCGGCCTCGGTGTCGCCGAGCTGTCGGACGCCGACACCGAGCGTGCCGTCTCGGCCGCGCTCGAGATGGGTATCCGCCTGATCGACACCGCTGCCGTGTACGGCAACGAGGAGGCCGTCGGGCGGGCCATCGCGGCGTCGGGTATCCCGCGCGCCGAAATCTTCGTGACCACCAAGCTGGCCAACGCCGACCAGGGTTTCCAGGGCGGCCAGGACGCCCTCAAGGTCAGCCTGGACAAGCTCGCCATGGAGTACGTCGACCTCTACATGATCCACTGGCCTGCCGGTGACATCAGCAAGTACGTGGACAGCTGGGGCGCCCTGATCAAGCTGCACAACGACGGCACCGCCAAGTCCATCGGCGTCTGCAACTTCACGGACGAGGATCTGTCCACCATCATCGACCTGAGCTACGTCAGCCCGGTGGTGAACCAGATCGAGCTGCACCCGTTGCTCAACCAGTCCGCGCTGCGGGCCGTGCACGCCGAGCGCGGCATCGTCACGCAGGCCTACAGCCCGCTGGGCGTCGGCAACCTGCTGACCCACCCGACCGTGCAGTCCATCGCCGCCGAGTACGGCAAGACCCCGGCGCAGGTGCTGATCCGGTGGAGCCTGCAGCTGGGCAACTCGGTGATCCCCCGCTCGTCGTCGCCAGAGCGCATCGCCGAGAACCTCGACGTGTTCGGCTTCGAACTCGCCGCCGAGCACATGGACAGCCTGAACGGGTTGGACGACGGCACCCGCTACCGCCCGGACCCCACCACCTACACCGGCATCTGAGGGCCGCCTGAGGTCCCACTGATACAGACGCAAATGGTCGTTCTCCCATCGGGGAGGACGACCATTTGTGTTTGGCGCGAACGATTCTGGTTACGCGCTGCATCGGTACGACGGGCGTCGGCGCGCGCGTGTCACAGATGTTTCCAGTGGGTCGCGTGTGCCGATTGTCGAAAAACTCGCAGCAATTGATTCGTGTTAACTATCCCACTATTACCCCTGGTGCGTTAATTTGATATTGCGTCCGTTTATTCCGACGCAACCAGACATCATCGAGCAGGGGGTTCGAGAAATGGTTCATTCATTCCGGAGCACTTCACAATTAACGACTCCGACAATTGGGCGCGTCTCTCAGCGCTTGCTATTGGGTGCGGCAACAATTGGCATGGGCGCACTGCTATTCACCTTCGGAGCCGGCACGGCACAGGCCGACACCTCCGGGCTCGCGAGTCACGCCAACGCACCCACCTCGAGTAGCCCGGTGGGCGGCATCGCTGGCGCACTCGACGGCACGGTGAAGACGGTGGCCGGTGCCCTCCACGGCACCACCAAAACCCTGGCCGCCGACCTCAACGGGACCACCAAGACCGTCGCCGCCGACCTCGACGGCACCACCAAGACCGTCGCGGGCGGACTGCACAACACCACCAAGACGGCCGCGGGCGCACTCGACGGCACCACCAAGACCGTCGCCGGTGCCCTCAACGGCACCCTGAAGACCATCGGCGGCATTTTCGGGCGCCGCTAGCGAATACCGCAACAGGCAGGAGCGAATTTGGCATCAGGCTGCGGCGAATTGTTGACCGATTGCTGAATTGACGGCATTCCGACCCGAAATTCAGTCGCCCCGCTCTCGGTCATTTCGCCGTGGTCATATGAGCAGATATTGGTTGCCGAGACGCGGTAGCTCGGCAACCAATATCTGCGCAATTCGGCGCCGACCGCTCTCGAATTAGCGGTTGTGCGACCCCGGCGCGCAA from Mycolicibacterium phocaicum includes the following:
- a CDS encoding alpha/beta hydrolase, whose translation is MTMSMPGDAVHAAATTDAELVVRPEHPVAGRPSRLRLAILTRVGGTALRILPKIPDRLKRVLLGGRRVTIDGNTLDTTLQLMLTAQNASGAGGLVASSDVNVARAQLMTLSQYLDPAIAVPTTDFTIPGPVEPLRARHYQPDGAGPAPMLVFFHGGGFVVGGIESHDGLCRLISRDAGVHVVSVEYRLAPEHPAPAASDDCYAAYLWCVENAARLGADPAKIAVGGDSAGGNLAAVVSQLARDNHKPLPALQLLIYPVTNFARDTRSKVLFADGYFLSKIDMDWFRANYLAESALDASDPRVSPLLAEDLSGLPPALVLTGGFDPLRDEGDAYAAALAAAGVPVDHRKYGSLIHAFANFFPLGGDSADATADFISAFRAHLTR
- a CDS encoding aldo/keto reductase, whose translation is MVMADPSGAPSPTLTLNDGTSIPVVGLGVWQTPAEDTERAVSAALHAGYRHIDTAAAYGNEDGVGRAIAASGIPREDVFVVTKLWNSEQGYEKTLAAFDASMSRLGLDYLDLYLIHWPTPAQNLFIDTFKAFAHLRDQGRIRSIGVSNFEPEHLKLLIDATGIVPAVNQIELHPRLPQAELREAHARYGIATEAWSPLGQGSLLEDPIVTTIAERHGKTPAQVLIRWHIQLGNIVIPKSVNPDRIASNFNVFDFELSEADIASIATLDNGTRLGPDPRTFNFTG
- a CDS encoding aldo/keto reductase, with the translated sequence MASAEIPNVALHDDNTIPALGLGVAELSDADTERAVSAALEMGIRLIDTAAVYGNEEAVGRAIAASGIPRAEIFVTTKLANADQGFQGGQDALKVSLDKLAMEYVDLYMIHWPAGDISKYVDSWGALIKLHNDGTAKSIGVCNFTDEDLSTIIDLSYVSPVVNQIELHPLLNQSALRAVHAERGIVTQAYSPLGVGNLLTHPTVQSIAAEYGKTPAQVLIRWSLQLGNSVIPRSSSPERIAENLDVFGFELAAEHMDSLNGLDDGTRYRPDPTTYTGI